One window of the Peromyscus maniculatus bairdii isolate BWxNUB_F1_BW_parent chromosome 18, HU_Pman_BW_mat_3.1, whole genome shotgun sequence genome contains the following:
- the LOC102917843 gene encoding olfactory receptor 9K2-like, translated as MGDKERVNHSDVIDFIHNSEVTDFILVGIRVRPELHSVLFLLFLIIYGMVLLGNLSMIGIIVTDPRLNTPMYFFLGNLSVIDLSYSTVIVPKAMVNILSQKKTISFVGCVAQLFLYALFMVTEAFVLAAMAYDRFTAICNPLLYSVRMSRSVCVQLVAGSYLCGWVSSILQISVTFSMSFCASRVIDHFYCDSNPIEKISCSNTFINKMVSLSLAVLIILPTIIVIVVSYMYIVSTVLKIRSSEGRKKAFSTCSSHLGVVSLLYGTVSFVYLTPPNNPELRKIASVCYILFTPMLNPLIYSLRNKDVKEAVKKVLCKKDVLL; from the coding sequence ATGGGTGACAAGGAAAGAGTCAACCATTCAGATGTTATTGACTTCATTCACAACTCAGAAGTGACTGACTTCATTCTTGTAGGCATCAGGGTCCGCCCAGAGCTCCACAGTGTCCTCTTccttctatttctgattatttatgGGATGGTTCTTCTGGGGAACCTTAGCATGATTGGCATCATAGTGACTGATCCTAGGCTGAATACACCAATGTATTTCTTCCTAGGCAACCTCTCTGTCATTGACCTCTCCTACTCCACTGTTATTGTACCTAAAGCCATGGTTAACATCTTATCTCAGAAAAAGACCATATCCTTTGTGGGTTGTGTGGCTCAGCTTTTCCTTTATGCACTTTTCATGGTAACAGAAGCCTTTGTGCTAGcagccatggcctatgaccgcttcACTGCCATCTGCAATCCTCTCCTTTACAGTGTCCGCATGTCAAGGAGTGTCTGTGTCCAGTTGGTGGCTGGTTCCTATCTCTGTGGCTGGGTCAGTTCCATTCTCCAAATCAGTGTAacattctccatgtctttttgtgCCTCTAGGGTTATAGATCACTTCTACTGTGATTCAAATCCAATTGAAAAGATCTCCTGTTCTAATACTTTTATCAATAAGATGGTATCACTTAGTCTGGCTGTGCTCATTATTTTGCCCACAATAATTGTTATTGTAGTGTCTTACATGTATATTGTATCCACAGTTTTAAAGATCCGTTCCAGcgaagggagaaaaaaagccttctccacctgcagCTCCCACCTGGGGGTTGTTAGTTTACTTTATgggactgtttcctttgtgtaCCTCACACCTCCCAACAACCCTGAACTTCGTAAAATAGCTTCAGTATGTTATATTTTGTTCACACCTATGCTGAATCCCCTAATCTACTCTTTACGAAATAAGGATGTAAAAGAGGCTGTGAAAAAAGTCTTGTGCAAGAAAGATGTTTTACTGTAA